One window from the genome of Nitrosospira multiformis encodes:
- a CDS encoding TIGR03013 family XrtA/PEP-CTERM system glycosyltransferase, with protein sequence MLISTEVFVLMVVFYLGTGLRFFSQIDLLPFSLSSLFPVAGTFTSVMILSMAAMGMYQLDSRPDIKDTLFRLMPSMLLGFGIMTLIFYLLPDLYSGRGILGLVMLLALSGILLTRAAFLKWSSLGILESRAIVLGIGNKAKEFISQIKKDPHRGGFKIIGFVPLPDEDLQVPSSAVLPKVEPLISLANRYGASEIIIAIQERRGGCFPIQDLLECKLNGIKVTDSAAFFEREHGQIRVNSLYPSWLVFGGGFDQSPLRSGIKRAFDLIASGILLVITLPVMLVTALCILIEDGAPIFYRQERVGKGGRTFMVLKFRSMRNDAEKSGKPQWAAADDPRTTRVGRIIRKLRIDELPQIFNVLNGEMSFVGPRPERPYFVNQLCTEVPYYNVRHSIKPGITGWAQVRYGYGASLEDALEKLQYDLYYVKNHSLFLDIIILIDTIEVVVLGKGGR encoded by the coding sequence TTGCTTATCAGTACAGAAGTTTTTGTGCTGATGGTGGTGTTTTACCTGGGTACTGGCCTTCGGTTCTTTAGTCAAATCGACTTGCTGCCTTTTTCCCTCTCCTCCTTGTTTCCAGTGGCCGGTACTTTCACTTCCGTCATGATTCTGAGCATGGCGGCAATGGGAATGTATCAACTGGATTCCCGGCCGGATATCAAAGACACTTTATTCCGTCTCATGCCGTCGATGCTGCTGGGATTTGGAATCATGACCTTGATTTTTTATCTGCTGCCCGATCTTTATTCCGGTCGCGGCATACTCGGGCTGGTGATGCTACTTGCTTTGTCCGGGATTCTTCTGACACGAGCAGCATTTCTTAAATGGTCCAGTCTGGGAATTCTGGAGTCGCGGGCCATCGTGCTCGGTATCGGTAATAAGGCAAAGGAGTTCATCAGTCAGATCAAAAAAGATCCTCACCGCGGGGGATTCAAAATCATTGGTTTTGTTCCGCTGCCGGATGAAGATCTCCAAGTGCCATCCTCCGCAGTCTTGCCGAAGGTGGAGCCTTTGATATCCTTGGCTAACCGATACGGCGCGAGTGAAATCATCATTGCGATTCAGGAGCGGCGTGGCGGCTGCTTTCCTATCCAGGATTTGCTGGAATGCAAGTTGAACGGGATCAAAGTGACAGATTCAGCGGCTTTTTTTGAGCGGGAACATGGCCAGATTCGAGTAAATTCCCTTTACCCAAGCTGGCTGGTTTTTGGCGGAGGGTTCGATCAGAGCCCTCTTAGATCGGGCATCAAGCGAGCTTTCGATTTGATCGCAAGCGGGATCCTTCTGGTCATTACGTTACCTGTCATGCTGGTTACCGCCCTATGCATTCTTATTGAGGATGGTGCTCCTATTTTTTACCGGCAGGAGAGGGTCGGCAAAGGAGGGAGAACATTCATGGTTCTAAAGTTTCGCAGTATGAGAAATGACGCGGAGAAGAGTGGAAAACCCCAATGGGCGGCCGCAGACGATCCTCGAACAACCCGGGTGGGCAGGATTATCCGGAAGCTGAGAATTGATGAGCTTCCCCAGATATTCAACGTTTTGAATGGCGAAATGAGTTTTGTCGGTCCGCGTCCGGAAAGACCCTATTTTGTGAATCAGCTCTGCACGGAAGTTCCTTATTACAATGTAAGGCACAGCATTAAGCCGGGGATAACCGGATGGGCTCAAGTTCGCTATGGGTATGGCGCCTCGCTGGAAGATGCCCTAGAAAAGCTTCAGTATGATCTGTACTATGTAAAGAACCACAGTTTGTTCCTTGATATCATTATCTTGATAGATACCATTGAAGTTGTGGTTCTCGGCAAGGGCGGGAGATGA
- a CDS encoding response regulator transcription factor: MILLASPSQDDLFRWEQGVRGLAPVFCSTNLDSVRSELVRIKPQVLLLDHDLPKLDGPNGISGLMKLNPETKVIVLSHVISDEIEWGLFRTGIRGCCRGDIEPGQLKSVVEAVQQGELWIRRTLSWHLLNELVVITQEKNKIKQAVSDLLANLTRREYEIATLVGDGESNKQIARRLDITERTVKAHLTEVFRKLDVADRLKLALIVKGSMPPRDSTSIGH, encoded by the coding sequence TTGATCTTGCTAGCGAGCCCATCTCAGGATGACCTGTTTCGCTGGGAGCAGGGCGTACGTGGTCTTGCTCCTGTTTTCTGTTCAACCAATCTGGATTCGGTCAGGAGTGAATTGGTGCGGATAAAGCCGCAAGTTCTCCTGCTTGATCATGATTTACCTAAGCTGGATGGGCCGAACGGGATTTCGGGTCTGATGAAACTGAATCCGGAAACCAAAGTGATTGTTTTAAGTCATGTCATTTCTGATGAGATCGAATGGGGGTTATTCAGGACGGGTATAAGAGGCTGTTGCAGAGGTGACATTGAGCCGGGGCAACTTAAAAGCGTGGTTGAAGCTGTCCAGCAAGGTGAATTATGGATTCGGCGTACACTCAGCTGGCATCTCCTGAACGAACTGGTGGTGATTACGCAGGAGAAGAACAAAATCAAGCAAGCTGTCAGCGATTTGCTTGCAAATCTTACGCGGCGTGAATATGAAATCGCCACGCTTGTCGGGGACGGCGAATCCAACAAACAAATTGCACGACGGCTGGATATTACCGAGCGTACGGTGAAGGCGCATTTGACCGAAGTTTTTCGTAAGCTGGACGTTGCTGATCGGCTCAAGCTCGCATTAATTGTGAAGGGCTCCATGCCACCTCGGGATTCGACAAGTATAGGACACTGA
- a CDS encoding DNA-binding response regulator, with translation MQTVTVAIADTDPGRRAKLEHSLQGGQGIKVLKNTILDESDASANPQLESHAGMTSVEEVVAKIRQLNPRILFINFDQLTEDNFALLGTLQRECPETLVVLLTDKSAQDEQILQALANGARGCLNHEADPLYFLKAVRVIDQGEIWVTRKMLGKIMDKVLH, from the coding sequence ATGCAAACGGTTACTGTGGCAATCGCCGATACGGATCCGGGAAGACGCGCAAAACTGGAACATTCCCTGCAAGGCGGGCAAGGCATAAAGGTGCTTAAAAATACTATACTGGATGAAAGCGATGCATCCGCAAACCCTCAACTTGAGTCTCATGCAGGTATGACATCCGTTGAAGAAGTGGTTGCAAAAATCCGTCAGCTCAACCCCCGTATTCTTTTTATCAATTTTGACCAGTTGACCGAGGACAACTTCGCCCTGTTAGGGACCTTGCAGCGCGAATGTCCTGAAACGCTGGTAGTATTATTAACCGATAAATCGGCCCAGGACGAGCAGATTCTACAGGCGCTGGCTAATGGCGCACGCGGTTGTCTGAACCATGAAGCGGATCCGCTTTACTTCTTAAAGGCGGTGCGTGTAATTGATCAAGGCGAAATCTGGGTGACCCGCAAAATGCTTGGTAAAATCATGGATAAGGTACTGCACTAA